In the genome of Heyndrickxia acidicola, the window AGCCCTGTAACCATTCTATTAAAGTTGTACGAGTCCCAGCTCTCTAAGGGCTAAAAAGCACTACAAGTTCTGATTGTGAAAATATGCCTTATAAAAAAATCTTGTTGATAGAATCCTCAGCTCAACCGATATTTAAAAAGTGGCCATCCTTTAAAAGGATGTATTTCCATTATAGTGATTCTCAAAAGAAATATTTGCTAGAGTTCCCCTTCTGAACATAAGGAGAATTTTCTCAATGATTTAACAATGTCAGAATGGGTGAATTTCTTTTATTAAATTGCTATAATCAGATAATATAACTGAAAAAAGTATAGAATGGTGGTATTTTATATGTCGAAAGTAGCAGTGTATACAAAAAACGGGTGTCCCCAATGTGACATGACAAAAATGGTGCTAAATGGCGAAGGGATCGAGTTTCAAGTATTCAATGTAGAAGAAGACGAGCAGGCATTTGATTACGTGGTTAACACTCTTAATTTGCGTCAGATGCCCGTTGTAGTCGTTGAGGGACGAGAACCATTTTCAGGATTCCAGCCAGATAAATTAAAAGCATTGGTAATGAAATGCTAATCGTCTTTCTTTCCTTAACCGGAAATGTAAGGAGCTTTGTTAAAAGAACAGAAATGGAATCACTTGAAATAAATTACACCAATCCTCTATTGGAGGTAAATGAATCCTTTATTGTTATGGTACCATCCTACGATGACGATATATCAGAAACCATTTGTTCATTTATCAATTATAAAAATAACGTAACCTACTTAAAAGGCTTTGTTGGCAGTGGTAATTTGAATTTTGATGATAAGTACTGCTTCAACGCCAAAGAATTATCAAAAATATATAATAAGCCATTATTATTTACATTTGAATTTAGCGGAACAAATGAAGACGTCATTAATTTTAAGAAGGAAGTGGAGCAATTTGCAATCACCTGAATTGAGTAAAAAAGTAAAAGAGGATACGTATTTTACTCTAAACAATCTATTGAATTTACCCAAGGAAGGAAAAATTCAACTAGACAAAGATAAAGCAGCGGTTAAAGCCTACTTTTTAGAACATGTTAATCCGAATACTGTGTTTTTTCATTCATTAGATGAAAAGTTGGATTATCTAATTGAAAATGACTATATCAAAGAAAGCTTTTTAAATAAATATGACCGGAAATTTGTAAAGAAAGTATTCAAGACGATTTATAATAAAAAATTCCGCTTTCGCTCCTTTATGGGTGCCTATAAATTCTATTCTCAATATGCAATGAAAACAGATGATGGTAAAAGGTACTTAGAAAGATATGAAGACCGCTTAGCTTTTAATGCACTTGCTTTGGCTGATGGCAATCAGCAGCTGGCTTTGGACTTAGCAGATGAATTAATCCATCAGCGTTATCAGCCTGCGACCCCTACTTTTTTAAATGTTGGTAAAAAAAGGGCTGGAGAAATGGTCTCCTGTTTCTTGCTGACAGTTTCAGATGACATGAATTCGATTGGCAGAAGCATCAATTCAGCCTTGCAGCTTTCCAAAATAGGCGGGGGAGTCGGAATTAGCTTATCCAACCTTCGGGCGAATAATGACCCCATTAGAGGGGTTGATGGACTAGCCGATGGTGTAGTACCGGTTATGAAGATGTTTGAGGATGCATTCTCCTATGCCAATCAAGGTGGAGCAAGGGATGGAGCTGGTGTCGTATACCTCAATATATTTCATCCAGACATCGTCGACTTCTTATCCGTCCGTAAAGAAAATGCCGATGAGAAACTGCGAATTAAAACCTTATCGCTTGGCTTGATTGTGCCAGACAAATTTTATGAATTAATCAAGAAAAATGATTATATGTATCTATTTTCTCCTCATGATGTAGAAAGAGTATATGGGAAAGCATTTTCCTATGTGGACATTACAAAAGAATATGACAACATGGTTGAAAACCCCAGCATCCGTAAATCAAAAATAAAAGCAAGAGATTTAGAAACTGAAATTAGTAACCTGCAGAATGAAAGTGGTTATCCATATATCATTAATATTGATACCGTTAATCGAGCGAACCCGATAGAGGGAACAGTGATTATGTCAAATCTTTGTACAGAAATATTTCAAGTGCAAAAAAATTCCGCTATTAACAATGACCAAACCTATGAAGTATTAGGAAACGATGTAAGCTGTAATCTAGGTTCCACCAATGTCACGAATTTAATGTCTTCACCTGACTTTGGAAAATCAGTTAGAACCATGCTCCGTGCTCTAACCTTTGTAACGGATCATTCTGATATTGATGTGGTACCTTCTGTTAAAAATGGTAACGATATGTACCATTCCGTAGGTCTAGGAGCTATGAACTTACATGGATTTTTAGCTAAAAATAAAATTCATTATGGGTCACCGGAAGCTTTGGAATTCACCGATATTTACTTCATGCTATTAAACTACTGGACTTTAGTTGAAAGCAATCAGATTTCAATAGAAACCGGAAAAACCTTTTATAATTTTGAGCATTCAAAATATGCAACGGGTGAATACTTCAATATGTATTTGAATGAAGCGGATTTTGAATTTAAGCATGAAATAGTGAAAGAATTATTTAAAGATATTTTTATTCCGCGTCATAAGGACTGGAAGCAATTAAAAGAGTCGGTCATGAAATATGGAATCTATAATGCATACAGGCTTGCTACTGCACCTACTGGGTCCATTTCATACGTGAATGAAGCAACGGCATCCATTCACCCCATTACGCAGAGAATTGAGGAGCGGACAGAAGGTAAGCGGGGTAAAGTCTATTATCCTGCACCATATTTATCAAGTGAAACCATTCCTTACTATGAATCTGCATATGATCTTGATCAACGAAAAATTATTGACACCTACGCTACCGCACAAAAACACGTAGATCAAGGTTTAAGCATGACTTTGTTCATGAGATCTGAATTACCTTATGGTATGTATGAATGGAAACTGGATAGTGATCATCCAGTGAAGAAAACAACAAGAGATTTAAATATATTGCGAAATTATGCATGGAAACAAGGAATTAAATCTGTTTATTATATTAGGACATATACAGATGATGAGAATGAAGTTGGTGCTAACTTTTGTGAATCGTGCAGTATTTAAGGAGGACCAGAATGACGACAGAACGGAATCTTTATGAGGCTATAAATTGGAACAATATTGAGGACATGTTAGATAAAATAACGTATGAGAAGCTAACGGAACAATTTTGGCTGTCCACACGTATGCCTGTCTCAAAAGATAAATCGGATTGGACAAAACTTCCTGACAATGAGAAGCGTCTAGTGGAAAAAGTATTTGGCGGCCTCACCATGTTGGACACTCTTCAATCAGAAAATGGGATTGAGGCATTGAGAAAGGATGCTAAAACACAGCATGAATTAGCGGTATTAAACAATATCCAATTCATGGAATCCGAGCATGCCAGAAGCTATTCTTCTATTTTTAGTACATTAAATACTAAAAGAGAAATTGAAGATATATTTAGGTGGGCACGGGAAAACGATTTGCTCCAAAAGAAAGCACAGATCATTGATGAAATATATAAGAATGGCAATCCTCTAGAAAAAAAAGTAGCCAGTGTATTCTTAGAATCATTTTTGTTTTATTCTGGTTTTTACACGCCATTATACTACTTAGGAAGAGCCAAATTAATAAACGTGGCAGAAGTCATCAAACTGATTATCAGGGATGAATCCGCCCATGGAGCTTATATTGGCTATAAATTTAAGGTAGGATTTGAACAATTATCTGATTCAGAAAAAGAAGCACTCAAATCATGGACGTATTCATTGCTATATAAGCTGTATGAAAACGAAGTCAAATACACGGAATCATTATATGATGAAGTAGGCTGGACAGAGGATGTAAAAGTTTTCTTACGCTATAACGCGAATAAAGCATTGATGAACCTAGGCTTGTCACCACTATTTCCGGATACAGCAGATGATGTTAATCCGATTGTCATTAATGGTTTATCTACGGGAACAACAAATCATGATTTCTTCTCCACTGTAGGAAATGGTTATTTATTATCGGTTGTTGAGGATATGAGAGAATCAGATTACAACTATTAAAAATGTATAGATTGGGTATTTTTGAAATCTATATCTATTTGTTTTTATAGAAGCAAGGAGCGAACTGATGTCTGTACAATTGAAAATTAAGATAAAATATTTTGATGAAAACTTAGTAAGAATAAATAAAATTGTGCAAGGGGACTGGTTGGATTTACGTGCAGCTGAGACCATTAGTATGAAGAAAGATGAATTCAAATTAATCCCACTAGGTATCGCAATGGAACTGCCTGAAGGGTATGAAGCACATGTGGTACCCCGTTCAAGCACTTTCAAAAATTTCGGTATCATTCAAACGAATTCGATGGGCGTCATTGACGAGTCTTATAAGGGGGATCAGGATCAATGGTTTTTCCCTGCATATGCATTAAGAGATACGGTAATTGACAGGAACGATCGTATTTGTCAGTTCAGAGTTGTTAAAAAAATGCCTGAAGTTGAACTAGTTGAAGTCGATAGACTAGGGGATCAAAACCGCGGTGGACATGGCTCTACTGGAACAAAGTAATGAGTGAAGAAGCCTTTAACAATATGAACCTACTAAATAGTTGATATGAAACTATTTGGTAGGTTTTTTTTTATAAGTAGTTAGAGAAGCACTTTATCAGACAGGGTATCGTTCATAGCAAAGGGGGACGAGCTTTTGCGGGTGTAAAAAATTATGCCGTTAAAGCTCCTGACTAAAATCAGCAAACTCCCGTGAAAGGCGTAATTGGATTCATTTTCGGCAGCACCGTGTCACTTTAGGAGTTATTTCGCACTATGAGTTAATATAAAAGAGCCACATTAATCAACAGTGGATTGAGAAATTTGGCTTTTCGTTATTACAGGAAAGAAGATAATATTATTACTTCCACTCAAAAAGTATAGGGGAAATTAAGCAAATAATATCAATTTACCCCTTTGCCTTTTTAAGATTATTCCACTCCACTTTCTAGAATCGTGAAAGTCTTTTTATCACAATTAATTTCTGCTTTTGCGCCATATGGCAAAATAAATTTCGGTTCGGTATGACCAAAATTCAAGTTATAAAGAATTGGCAAATCCTCCAAATCAAATTCTTTCATGACTTTTCGAATTTCTTCTTTATATTCGTCGTAAAACTTCTCATCTAGTGGTTTACCAAAAATGATTCCATTCGCTTTTTGTAGAATGCCTTGTACAGCATAATTTCGTAGCCAGTATTTAATAAGATTTGGTTCTGGCTTTTCTTCAGAGGTTTCGAAGAAAAGAATGCTATTCTCCCAATATTTTTTATCAGGCCATAGTTTCGTTCCTTTTACGAACTCTAGAACTTCAATACAACCTCCAATCAAACGTCCTTGTACGATACCTGATCCTTGAATTAGTTCATATCCAGTGTTCTGTTGCATAGAACGCCGTTGATTCTTGTTTGATTCTATCCAATCTAAACGCTCGCTCGTCCATTTTTTAGCAGGTTGAATTTTACCAATAACCTCATTTGAAAAGAGCGTTCGATTCACCATTTCAATCGTATATGGATCCATCTCAACATTTTCAGCAAAATCGGTTAAAATGGCTGGACCATAAAAAGAAGAAATTCCTGCTTTGTGACAAAATAAATGTGAAACAGTCACATCAGAGTACCCCATAAAAATTTTAGGGTTGTCACGTATTACATCAAACTCAATATAAGGAAGTAAGCGAATACTATCTTCTCCACCTATATTGGCAATGATTCCTTTAATACTTTCATCTTTAAATGCCATCATCAAATCTTCCGCACGAGCTTGTGGATTTTTATAAAGATAGTCTCCCCCTTTCAAACTATTCGGCATTGGGGTAACGTTCAATCCAAAAACTTCTCCTAGTCTCTTTACACCTTGTTCATATCGCCATCTAAGTTCTGGTTCACCAGCCCCTCCCCAAGAAGGACTTACTGTTGCAACTAAATCACCAGGCTGCAATGTCTTGGGCTTAATTAACACATTAACTCCCCCCTTAATGATTCAATTAACTACAACTATACGACCCATAAAGTCTAAGACTATAACACATGTATTAATTTCTACATGGTCCTCAAATTACCTGCTGTTATTCAAGGATCTAAAACTGTTTTAGTGTATTTTTAACAAACAGTAAAAAGCGGAGGAACTAGATTCTCTTTTTTAAGACGATAAATAAAAGCATGTAAGGATCTATATTTTTATAATCGGTGGATTTGGCAACATTTAATTAATCGTTTGATTAAAAAAGGATGGTGACGAGAAACTAGACTGATGAAGAAGCGTTAGAAATACTATCATATGAGGTAAACAAAATAGAGGTAAAATGGAAGAATTAGGAAATTTACTACAAACAATTTGGGTAATCATAATAATTTAATCTTTGTAAGGAAACACCTATTCTTGAAAAGAAAGTAATTTCAGGTTATTTAGTCAATAAAAAAAGATAGCCTACATTGCTATGTATTAGGTTGATTGAAAACCTACATTAAAGCAGGAGGTTATGTTAGGTCAAACTCAAATCAACAAATCTTAAAACGATGGAAAATGCATCGTAACGCTTTACTGGAATTAGTCTAAGTTCTTCCAGATCCATCTAGTTCATGGCGTCCTTGGGAGGAAGGCATGACCGTTAGGGAACTGGTACATCATCTGGCTTGGACACCTGATTTTTTCTTTGCTGCAATGGACGGACGCGACATGATTGTTCCGCCAGTTCCCGAAACAATTACTGAAGCGAGCGAACTTTTAAAGTAGCTAACAAAGGAGCATGAGCAAAAATTACTAGCTTATACAGACGAAGATTTACAGAATGACGCAACGATTGAACTTTTTAAAATTACGGAACCGGGTATAGAAGTACTCCATCAAGTTAATCGGTCATGAGGCTCATCATAAAGGACAACTTGTGCTCTATGCCCGTATGCTGGGAGTCATCCCTCCATTTTATATAGATTTAAGACATGCAGCCTTAGTTCTTTAATAATAAGAACTAAGGCATTTTTTAATCTCAACTTTCCGAACAAGTGTGTAAAATTGCTCAAGAAATGTTTATCCTTCGCTTATAGTCATCAAAAGCTAAAGTCAATCATATTCATTTAATTTGCACCTTTTTTAATAATAAATAGCAATAATTATACAAGCATATGGCTTTAAAAGATAAAAGTATAATGTACTAGTGTTGACAATATAGCAAGTTCATTTGACAAAATGTCAAAAATCGATATTATATACATTGTAGTTAATAGGCGATATTTTAAAAAAGTAGATTGATAATTTTAGTGTATATATATTCTAATCATTAACGGAAGGAGGGGTAAGAATGCCTGAAGTGAGAAAAAAAAGTAAAGTTGGTTTGCTGATAAAGGAAAGATTGAAGGAACGTTCACTATCCATGAGCAAACTGAGTGAGCTTACTAAAATTGATACAGCGACAATTTCAAGGATCATCAACAGTAAACGAAAAGCAAGTCCTGAGCACTTGAGAAAAATTGCTGAATGCCTTGAAATTCCTATTTCTGAACTATTTGTAGCTACAGGTTACCTTCCAGAATCCGAAGTGGAAAAGCAGTATACCGATGATCTTCATTCTTCGATTGATACCATTCAAACAATTCTTGAAACTTCAAATTTGTTAGATAAAAAGTTTACGATTAAACATGTTGAACAAAAATTAACTACCTATGCAAAATTCTCAAAGACTGAAGAAGGAAAAGAAATTATTTTGACCGGCTTTGAGGAGAAGCTTCAAAAAGTGGGGGGAATTGGGCCCATTATTTCTCAGTTGAAGGATATGTTTGACAGATTCAGATTAAAGAAGGGTACCCCATCCGAACTTGCAATAATGGGAGGAGCACTCATTTATTTCATTTTACCCGTGGATTTAATTCCAGATTATATCTTTCCAATCGGGTATTTAGATGATGCAATCGTTGTACAACTTGCGTTATCTCTACTTCAAAAAAAAGAAGCTTCAAAACTTTAAGGAATATCTCTTTCAATATACAGGCTTGTTTTAGTAAATAAATTTCAAAGTTGGGCATTCCTTATATCCCTACAGTTAGGAAGAAGGGAATATATGACCACATATAGACTGTAAAACTTAATCCTGGCTCAGTGTATTATAGAACGGACTTCCTATGTTGAACTTGCCTTATTTTCTATAATTTTTCCTTACGCTATCAATGAGTCTTATATATCTAAGTTCTAATGAAGGAGCAGAAGCATGACACAAATAAATACTGAAAAAGATTCTCTTCGTTCAATGAGAAAGACTAAAAAACGCCGTAAATTTTTACGATATTCGTTAGTGATTTTCGTTCTTTTCATACTAGGCGCAGCAGGTGTTGTTGCTAGTGAATTTCATCGCCTGAACCCCCTAAATCATTTTAATCACTTAAAAGTGATTGGAACCACGAGTACTGCAATCAGTGGCTATAAAGAAAAATCAGGGGTCTTCAATGTACTTTTAATCGGATCTGATGCACGAAAAACAGATCCAGCCGGTCATACAGATTCCATACTTTTGGTTCATGCCGACTTGAATAATCATAGATACGACGTCATGAGTCTTCCGCGTGATTCTCGTGTATACATGCCTGGAATTGGCTATACAAAACTGACAAGTGTTCAATATATTTCTCAGATTCAACACGGGTCTAAGCAAGGCGTAGTTGATGCCATCAACTCTATCTCGAATCTCACTGGTGTTCCGATTAACTATTATGCAGAGACAAATTATTGGGGTTTTCAGGATATGGTCAATGCGATTGGCGGAATTGAAATGGATGTTCCCTTTAATGTGACCCTGACACATCCATGGTATAAAAAAAATAAGAACAAGGTCATTACAGCCGGAACACAATCACTAGATGGGGAAATGGTAACCGAAATTGTTCACGAACGTGATTCCGTACCGGGAACGGATTTTGGACGTCAAGAATTACAAGAAAGAGCATTGATTGGGATTGCCAAAAAGATCATGCAGCCGGCAAACATTACCAAACTTCCGGCACTATCCCGTTCTGCATCAAGCTTTCTTGTTGCAACGAATATGACGACCGACGATTTTGTGAGTATAGGTTTGGGTGTGAAGAGTGATTTTCACCCGCAACAACAAATCAAATATCACCAGCTCAAAGGGAAAAGTATGGTCATGTATGATGATGTTTTGAAAAGGGATAACGATGAAGTGGTCCTTGATCCCGTAAAGTTAAAAGAGGTTGTTCAAAAATACTTCACGAATTGAACCTAAAGCACAGGAATTAACTTAGAAGACAAGAAAAATGGATTATTCCTTTCCATTTTTCTTGTCTTCTTTATTTCGATTTACCATATCTGCAGAGAGATATCCTAGATGATCTTGGTAATAACAAGAAGAAATAAAAGGCAACAATAGATAGAATATTTTAAGACATGTAGGAATGAGTTGGCAAGAGCTGTTCTCTCTCAAGAGAAACGGTTTTTTTCGATGAGGAGAGCAATAAATAGAATGGGTTTATTGAATCAAATCTTCTTTCAAAAAAATAACCCTCTAAAAAGGTTGGAAAACTAAAATAGTTAACTATTCTTCAATTCACCGGCATATATTCTACAAAAAGAATAAGGAGAGGAAACGATGGCCTTTAAAAGACAGGATTCTTGGTCTCCAGGTGATGATACATTGCTAGCTCAAACGGTTTTGGAACATATTCGAAAAGGAAGCACACAATTAAAAGCGTTTGAAGAAATTGGGGGCATTTTAAAACGTACGGCATCAGCCTGTGGTTTCCGCTGGAATTCGTTTGTTCGAAAGCAATATAAAGAAGCGATTGAAGCTGCGAAAGAAAGTCGCAAGACCGTAAAGGTAAAATCAAACAAAAGTGAACCTAATGGTGATGCTTTATTAGAAGCTTCTTCTTCCAACCTCTTTTCTATCTCCCAAAATACACTAAACTTTGAAAACGTCATTCACTATTTGCAGCAATGGAACCAAGAAAAACAGGAACAGGAAACAAAATTTCTTCAATTAACGAAGCAGTATCAATCGACAGAAAAACAATTTAAGGAATTGGAGAAAGAACATAATTCACTGCTACAATTACTTGAGAAGGCGAGTAATCTGGTAAGCAGCAAAAAATAATATCATTTAATAGGTATGAAGGAAGGGACCTGAATTGTAGCAGGTTCTTTTTTATGTTCAACATAAAGGAAACTCTTGTTGAATTATTGTATGGATTTGACGATATATCGATGTCTGATATATTGACCAGAGGAAAATTCAATCCCATAGGAGTTAAGGAGATAAGAGAAAAAAGGATAGAAAAATATACACCTTTTACCCCAGGAAGAAAAGGAAAATGCCTGGCTTGAGAGAATGGGGACAGAAGGCTGGGTTTTAGTACGGTATTTTTGGGGCTCTATACTTTTAGTCAAGCAGAGCCGAAACAGTATATTTATTTGGACAGATTTTAAATTTAAGGGCCGGAAAGACTTGAAAGAATATTTCGCGCTGTTTGAAGATGCCGGCTAGGAACATGCTGCAGCGTTTGCGAATTGGCATTATTTCCGAACAGAAGCAGCAACGTCAAAAATACTGGTTATCCATTCGGGTACGGACTCAAAAGCTGAAAAATTTTTAAAAGTTGATGAGAGGCTTATGCTCGGGAATTTCCAGCAGTACATGTAGACTAAAGAAACGAACTTAAGATAAAGATTGCTTTCCCTTTTTGAATTTATTTTTAATGATAATCGCTAGACAAAGAAGTGGGATATAAATATAAAGGAGCATAAATCCCACTTGCCCAAGGAAGGTTAGATACGAGTTTATCTGCAACCGTGTAGTGAATAACGGAATACATATAAGGCACACTCCGCAATGTAGGAAAACACCTAATCGCTGCTTGCAATGAAAGGTTCGTTTGAGAATGCGGGTAGCACACCAGATATAGTTACAGACAATCGGCATGATAATCAGACACCAGTTAGCAATAGCAATATATTCAAACCTTTCCACTACAGGGAGATGAATGATTTTAAAAATATCCAAGGTTGCCCAAATTTCCCGAACTAATTGTTCAGGTGTAAAGAAAGCAAAGGAAAGGACTGCAATATATACATAAATCAGCATGATGGTAATCAATCCTAAATGAGTCCATTTCTTCGATTTTTGCGGGTTTTTAATAAAGGGATAATAGAATAAAAGGGTTTCAAATCCCAAATTGGTAAAGGCCATATTTTGAGATGCCAAAAAAAGGTCTTTCATCGAATGGTCCCCTATGGGCAGTAAGTGATGAAAATCTCCAAACTGTAAGGAAAGACCTAATACAATAACAATGTAAAAAGGCAAAATATAAGCAAAAAAAGCGATGCCGGTAACGGTTCGGAAACCGCCGAAAATGATATATATACATAAAGATAAAAAGGCTAAACTAAACCAAAAAATCTTGAAATCCGGGAACATCCATACCTGAACAACCTCAATATAAGAGCGTAATACGCCAATCGTCATGGCTAAAAAATAGACAAACCAAATCAAATTTAAAACGCCGCCAAACCACTTTCCAAATAAAATGAAATGTGAATCGTTGAGATCGCCGCCGTTGCTTTGCTCCAGTAGTCTGTACATGAACCACATCACAAGATTGGTACTGATTCCGGCAATGATAATGGATATCCATGCGTCATAGCCGGCTGTTCTAGCGAGTATTCGCTGAAACCCCATTACCCCAACAGCAACTTGGTTACCCATTAAAAAGAAGAGAAGAAAAGGTGAAATCTTTCGGTTTTCGGGTACGGGCTGCATACTGAATCCTCCCAAATCAGGCATTTATTTTAACGTAGTATGTCCCAAAGAAACGATAACTATGAAAAAGAAGGGAAAACATCTGTTTTGAGATAGAAGACAGAGCCATGCAAGCCTTTTCTATGCTTTTTTTGTGCATAAACATTCCTTCTTAAAAGATACTAACAAGTGTAAACCGAGTTTTAACTCGCAACCTGAAGGAGGAAATAACCATATGCAAGTTAGAAATGTTATGAGTTCGGAAGTTGAATGCTGCAACACGCAGGACACATTATCAGCCGTTGCTTCTAAGATGCAATCCTTGAATGTAGGGGCACTTCCGGTAGTAGAAAATGAAAACATTATTGGCATGGTGACAGACCGTGATATGGTCGTCCGCGGTTTAACTAATGGAAATTCTGGGGATTCTGTTCACACGGTTATGTCTTCAAATGTAGTAACAGTATCTGCGGATGCTTCTTTAGAAGAAGCTGCTCAGTTAATGTCCCAGCATCAGGTAAGACGCCTTCCTGTGGTAGATAATGGCCATTTGGTTGGGATCGTATCTCTAGGAGATCTTGCTGTACGAAATCAGGCAGACCACAGTGCGGGGCAAGCCCTTTCTCAAATCTCACAACAAGATTTATCTTAATTTAAAAAATAAAAGTGTTTTTTGGGGAAGGCTTCTCAATAAAGAAAACATCGAAAAATGACGTGTGCTCACGTCATTTTTTTTTCTCCATTTCATTAAAGAATCCCTATTTGTTTATACCATATACAGGAGTACTTTACATATGCTAAATAGTGAACCTCTCCAGCTAATTCAATAAACACTACCTCTATTGCGCATCAAACGGTTATTGCACTAAAGATGTATTTTAGTCAAATAAGGATGAGAGCAGTCATATTGTCTATTTCAATAT includes:
- a CDS encoding CBS domain-containing protein, which translates into the protein MQVRNVMSSEVECCNTQDTLSAVASKMQSLNVGALPVVENENIIGMVTDRDMVVRGLTNGNSGDSVHTVMSSNVVTVSADASLEEAAQLMSQHQVRRLPVVDNGHLVGIVSLGDLAVRNQADHSAGQALSQISQQDLS